Proteins encoded together in one Triticum dicoccoides isolate Atlit2015 ecotype Zavitan chromosome 7B, WEW_v2.0, whole genome shotgun sequence window:
- the LOC119342033 gene encoding uncharacterized protein LOC119342033: MTSAQSQSLIAERNSAYLEYTRQETMTWHESLHAYHQQRDRTLQHFLEEMAAGRVPQLQPAPSPPPQPVLLTFEGVSDTEPWPLAGNWWIYRWWWCWSWHHSRVTEPGHSYRRRRRRSWR; encoded by the exons ATGACCAGTGCGCAGTCACAGTCCCTCATTGCTGAGCGGAactct gcctactTGGAGTACACACGTCAGGAGACCATGACGTGGCACGAGAGCCTTCATGCATACCATCAGCAGAGAGATCGCACGTTGCAACACTTCCTTGAGGAAATGGCGGCCGGCAGGGTTCCTCAATTgcaaccagcaccatctcctccacCACAACCAGTGCTTCTTACTTTTGAAGGAGTTTCTGACACAGAACcctggcccctcgccg ggaactGGTGGATCTACCGTTGGTGGTGGTGCTGGTCTTGGCATCACTCCCGAGTCACGGAGCCCGGTCACTCCtatcgacggaggcggcggcggtcttggcggtag